One Calliopsis andreniformis isolate RMS-2024a chromosome 9, iyCalAndr_principal, whole genome shotgun sequence genomic window carries:
- the LOC143182854 gene encoding uncharacterized protein LOC143182854: MVKAPTMGPSAATQGIRKIHPGPEIAMNPRTLPTANDATPPGVRADGNSYKTSDYHPQVDVSTQVDLHSGYGASGGGISIDWDRRATPLYSREDIKEQYCITSRQLDAVEKSGGGFFGCLSTRGPSPCSSARTSILSACVRSAPSEENLCDAPYPRRPLQIMYRQPYPARGIPRYDFEDEADWTESSYFRRRPRSFCTVPDPKRYTWLPEDEESTKLEGPRPVLPPAPPPPSSQVPKMKHVTFARSHTLTSFDMPRSRSPPRPQNQERLIDSQPTMQNTILPSTLPLMHPYAASEPRVLVLEKPPKRGAMKTQATQTEIPAVFRGRVPVTLSPRTIHRVKMVSQGAQTNGLFNGRKLTKSYSEAGQLGTPLGGGQAGTPGKEESDHEPLHRTQSEEPPRSPFLVDTPPPQASTPTAEEILTNGDISEPIMGVDRRRSVDLDDQEILIDFKPAPVSPDARALLNRISQTTRRFLPLQKTFSDGEIRVERRELVGEAGEPSYPHTCRRNHQDPWGRTVRAPVQFSSTPEDLFLLRVASPHEDHHEEEFHENLIRRGLFRKKSVSLEDGVQGLASDDFMLPRSLPTSPTSPTAVSTPQKILLSPKSYALPLRPLRQTSQICPIVFSPGTGISGIITSPFASSDSLTNDVTRDHSDGIWNESQATVLQADSLALLTPSSRRRHLLLLQHQQRSSMDTEALDAEDTMESRPSSPRIRLDPGTPVPPLTPRELLLSIETPTPVVAPSNGRPRSGFRRPSPGPPLSQPQSQSSSEFGLSLARTDSGGRTNTDLSETSTTEDYVTANTSTETGTTTGTSATTSSWSRPPQTSSAAASASATATAAEGSSFESASSIYSLARSETVIVLDAKTKFYGATYQAVVEEPCSPPPILEEMEIPFGLEVPPSPARSSSSSSSGSYDLKDAMTDPGQDLEETAPRSGHASETELDRDEGHRSSSGGYAESPPDLRTWSEEERRRRRKTFTLEFLGGAAEAERTTELYPDNVEVSPTPSHRHRWRAKSTSARSPHKNNRKRETAQEQVQVQSQAQQQIIRSPQKEDWRVESTEDGGHVPTSDDSSCSHHYHMHHHHHHHLHRETGEGGRHRRTRESPRRKTGGYISARRRSNEDKNAAITGSLPRRRSRAADDIMCSRLSPGRYQRSPGHNGQRAMIVEAQSPEARLKALSAESLRSVSPGSDSVFYSESADHCLTISALDAPHCHQCGREISE; this comes from the exons ATGGTGAAGGCCCCGACAATGGGACCCTCCGCCGCCACCCAGGGCATCAGGAAGATCCATCCTGGGCCCGAGATCGCGATGAACCCGAGGACCCTGCCGACGGCGAATGATGCTACACCCCCGGGCGTTCGAGCAGATGGCAATTCCTACAAGACCTCGGACTACCATCCCCAG GTGGACGTCTCGACCCAGGTGGATCTGCACAGTGGTTACGGTGCATCCGGCGGCGGCATTAGCATCGACTGGGATAGGCGAGCGACCCCCTTGTACTCGCGGGAGGACATCAAAGAGCAGTATTGCATAACCAGCCGGCAATTGGACGCCGTCGAGAAATCTGGAGGCGGCTTCTTCGGCTGCCTCTCGACCAGGGGACCCTCCCCCTGCAGCTCCGCGCGAACCTCGATCCTCTCCGCTTGCGTAAGAAGCGCCCCCAGCGAGGAGAACCTCTGCGACGCGCCCTACCCCCGACGACCCCTCCAGATCATGTACCGTCAACCCTATCCAGCGAGGGGGATCCCACGCTACGATTTCGAGGACGAGGCGGACTGGACCGAGAGTTCCTACTTCCGGCGTCGACCTAGGTCCTTTTGCACCGTGCCTGATCCCAAGAG GTACACCTGGCTACCCGAGGACGAGGAATCGACGAAATTGGAAGGACCCCGACCAGTGCTACCCCCCGCACCCCCGCCACCTTCTTCTCAAGTTCCAAAAATGAAGCACGTGACCTTTGCAAGATCGCACACTTTGACGTCGTTCGACATGCCAAGGAGCAGGAGTCCTCCGCGACCACAGAACCAGGAACGCCTTATAGACTCGCAGCCAACGATGCAGAACACGATACTTCCTTCGACCTTACCCCTGATGCATCCCTACGCTGCCAGCGAGCCCCGTGTTCTTGTCCTCG AGAAGCCACCGAAGCGGGGCGCAATGAAAACTCAGGCGACCCAGACGGAGATCCCAGCCGTGTTTCGGGGTCGAGTCCCCGTGACCCTCAGCCCCAGGACGATACACCGTGTCAAGATGGTCTCCCAGGGAGCCCAAACGAACGGCCTGTTCAACGGGAGGAAATTGACGAAAAGTTATTCGGAGGCTGGTCAACTGGGCACCCCGTTGGGCGGAGGTCAAGCTGGGACACCTGGAAAAGAGGAATCCGACCACGAGCCCCTTCACAGAACTCAGAGCGAGGAACCACCGAGGTCACCATTCCTCGTCGATACGCCACCTCCTCAGGCCTCCACTCCCACTGCAGAGGAGATCCTGACCAACGGGGACATCTCAGAACCTATAATGGGAGTT GATCGACGAAGATCAGTCGATCTAGACGACCAGGAAATCCTCATAGACTTcaaaccagcgccagtgtcgccAGACGCTCGTGCCCTTCTTAATCGGATTTCCCAGACAACAAGGAGGTTCCTGCCGTTGCAGAAGACTTTCTCCGACGGTGAGATCCGCGTGGAGAGACGCGAGCTGGTTGGCGAAGCTGGTGAACCGAGTTACCCTCACACGTGCAGAAGAAACCACCAGGACCCTTGGGGCAGGACCGTCAGAGCGCCCGTCCAATTctcctcaacgcccgaagacctGTTCTTGCTCAGGGTCGCCTCGCCACACGAGGACCATCACGAAGAG GAGTTTCACGAGAATCTCATCCGACGAGGACTTTTCCGTAAGAAGAGCGTATCACTTGAGGATGGGGTGCAAGGTTTAGCATCAGACGACTTCATGCTACCCAGATCGCTTCCTACGTCTCCCACGTCACCGACTGCAGTATCAA CTCCGCAGAAGATTCTACTAAGTCCCAAAAGTTACGCGTTGCCATTACGTCCACTGCGTCAAACTAGCCAAATCTGTCCGATAGTCTTCAGCCCTGGCACAGGCATTTCCGGTATAATCACGTCTCCATTCGCTTCGAGCGATTCGTTAACCAACGACGTCACGAGGGACCACAGCGATGGAATTTGGAACGAGTCTCAGGCGACTGTTCTTCAAGCCGACTCGCTGGCCTTACTCACGCCTTCGTCAAGGAGGAGGCATCTTCTACTTCTGCAACATCAACAACGATCCTCGATGGACACGGAGGCGCTGGATGCTGAGGACACGATGGAATCGCGACCATCTAGTCCGAGGATACGCCTTGATCCTGGGACGCCTGTACCACCGTTGACACCAAG GGAATTACTCCTCAGCATCGAAACCCCCACACCTGTTGTCGCGCCGAGTAATGGCAGACCAAGGAGCGGATTCCGTCGCCCAAGTCCAGGGCCGCCGTTGTCGCAACCGCAATCGCAATCGTCAAGCGAGTTTGGCCTGAGTTTAGCCAGAACAGATTCGGGCGGTCGAACAAACACAGACCTGTCCGAGACCTCGACCACCGAGGACTACGTCACTGCCAATACTTCCACCGAGACTGGGACCACCACAGGTACTTCAGCAACGACCAGTTCCTGGTCGAGGCCCCCGCAGACGTCCAGCGCCGCGGCGTCAGCCTCTGCCACAGCCACTGCCGCGGAAGGGAGTTCCTTCGAAAGCGCCAGCTCTATCTACAGTTTGGCTCGCAGCGAG ACGGTTATCGTATTGGATGCAAAGACAAAGTTCTATGGTGCTACGTATCAGGCTGTCGTTGAGGAGCCTTGCAGTCCACCACCGATCCTGGAGGAAATGGAAATTCCGTTCGGACTGGAGGTACCTCCGTCACCAGCAAGGTCCAGCAGCAGTAGTAGTTCAGGTAGCTACGATCTGAAAGATGCGATGACAGATCCGGGACAGGATCTTGAGGAGACAGCGCCTCGAAGTGGACACGCCTCTGAGACGGAGCTGGATCGTGAT GAAGGTCACCGTTCCTCCTCCGGCGGTTACGCCGAATCACCGCCAGATTTGCGCACCTGGAGCGAGGAGGAACGTCGCAGGCGAAGGAAAACCTTCACCCTTGAGTTTCTTGGAGGCGCCGCGGAGGCTGAACGCACCACAGAGCTTTACCCGGACAACGTCGAGGTCAGTCCGACGCCAAGTCATCGACACAGGTGGAGAGCCAAATCCACCAGTGCTAGAAGTCCTCACAAGAATAATAGGAAGCGAGAAACCGCTCAAGAACAAGTGCAAGTGCAGTCACAGGCGCAACAACAAATCATTAGAAGTCCTCAGAAGGAGGACTGGCGAGTGGAGTCAACCGAAGACGGTGGACATGTACCAACCTCCGATGACTCTAGCTGCAGTCATCACTACCATATGCACCATCATCACCATCATCATCTGCACCGAGAGACTGGTGAAGGGGGTCGTCATAGGAGGACGAGGGAGAGTCCAAGGAGGAAGACTGGTGGCTACATCTCTGCCAGGAGAAGGAGTAACGAG GACAAGAACGCAGCCATAACAGGGAGCCTGCCGCGAAGACGATCGCGCGCAGCGGACGACATAATGTGTTCGAGGCTGAGCCCAGGCCGTTATCAACGCAGTCCAGGACACAACGGACAACGGGCGATGATTGTGGAGGCGCAGAGCCCAGAGGCGAGATTAAAGGCTCTTTCAGCGGAATCCTTGAGGTCCGTCAGCCCTGGGAGCGACAGTGTCTTTTACAGCGAGAGTGCAGACCATTGCCTCACCATCAGCGCCCTTGACGCCCCACATTGTCATCAGTGCGGCAGAGAG ATTTCTGAATGA